The following proteins are co-located in the Neisseria sp. Marseille-Q6792 genome:
- a CDS encoding YadA-like family protein, whose amino-acid sequence MNKIYRIIWNSTLNAWVVVSELTRNHTKRASATAAVAVLATLLSATAQASGNASEGGNVPNTEFDPNNPTFDDEFKKGEEVPNYKFGLVVVGNDGKVKTNFGSTDTEQGKNNISVEASNSSEARPENKTSYLYLRENGGIEIDQEGRSAKFKVKTGDGLKIDTTSDKLVADTVNLTVTNGKVSALGSGDDKKLVNAGDLVTALNSLSWTAKAGKDDSGESENETDQEVKAGDKVTFKAGDNLKIKQNGKDFTYSLKKDLTGLTSVETEKLSFGANGNKVNITSDTKGLNFAKETTGANGDTTVHLNGIGSTLYDTLSNTGVTTNLDGNGITDDEKKRAASIKDVLNAGWNVRGVKPASTNNQVENIDFVATYDTVDFISENKDTTSVTVESKDNGKRTEVKIGAKTSVIAAKDGKLDTGTGDEGKGLVTAKTVIDAVNKSGWRVKTTDNNQTGQKGGNFETVTSGTNVTFADGHGTKANVTKDESGNITVKYDVKTDGSLTVNNGDGKLKLNILDERDITNLLVLGDNGGVTVRKGEFNDVTTEAGQANGDNRGKVTVKNVADLENATEDDKKRVATVVDVAKAINEAATFVKVESDDTEIDDTANGNTAGDQAIKAGDTLTLKAGKNLKVKREGKEVTFALAKDLEVKTAKVSDKLSIGKDENKVDISSDANGLNLAKAGNGNVYLNGLDSTLTNTLDGAATSSVTRGDHTAHYGRAATVKDVLNSGWNIKGVTTDSTTGKSENVDFVRTYDTVEFLSADANTTTVTVDSKDGGARTEVKIGAKTSVIKEKDGKLVTGKGNKEAGGTSTNATEDTDEGTGLVTAKTVIDAVNKSGWRVTGEGTTAENGATAVTAGQAQIVTSGTSVNFKNGNATTATVSKDNTGNINVKYDVNVGDGLKVDDTSKKIVADTTTLTVNSADGDTAKPKGKVADVADDSKNKLVKAGDLVTALNSLSWTATAGKDGTGEVEPETPAEQEVKAGDKVTFKAGNNLKVKQDGANFTYSLKDALTGLTSITLGGTTNGGTTGATTQITNEGLTITPVVANGGTAKEEDKISVTKDGISAGNKAITNVASGLTKYTTGNDAKKQLVDLSSVANAAGGTTTNNGLANKAATVGDLAGLGWVLSSDKTTNGTGTTDTAFHSAVKNAEEVEFKGTGKATVSAKTENGKHTVTIDVAETKIEVSDGIEKTTDGKLKLKAKTGDDNLLTVGTEGASVAKGKLEVVSTTANGDKKGQVKAKGANGTDAATDKDVATVKDVADAINSAAWIAKVENTDDSVDTPTEDDEGTAVKAGDTLNLKAGKNLKAKRDGQNITFALAKDITVETANVENTLTIGKDGAKVNIASGASGLTLTGTETAADGSTNNKAPVYLNGIKPTLTDTLAGGTTAHIVGNIDASAYHRAASVQDVLNAGWNIRGAKQAGGEVENVDFVRTYDTVDFVSGNKATTDVTVAAEDGGKRTVVTITAKNDVGSITTADGKVVVGTNGKASTDSGAGNKVAKTGDVANAINQSGWKTNATKIDGVDATDTDKTQLINPGDAVNYENGNGTVANVEVTQGKDGKPDTVSVKYDVKAADKSLEVGVDGVKVKVSDGIETTENGIKAKAGKGVSVDENGISVKADDTTIKVGDDGKVTAVTGETETLSADADGKKKGQLKAKDGDGSKLATVESVANAVNSVKWYAKADNDQTATVGDTDKTTGDDGEAMGAGDALTLTAGKNLRVKRDGGKFTFATVETPEFEGLKLVQGGNTVNIAPTANGLSFSRPAATAGGKGQPVTLGGISSGLEKFDAADPKTEGLLNLNKTEAGKTEPAVGDNTVATVGDLRGMGWVLSADKKTDNLAETYNAQVKNAEEVKFVGASGVIVSGKTEGNVRTITVGVDHQLATNNSVKSVEYTKKDGTKVYPKTVTKNDGTTETKFYPNADGTGDEVPAGDVIVSVNGANGTKSPTTLSNVKSNLPETRNTADAANPASKSQSAPTIGTADGNVNANNAATVGDVLNSGWNLKGNGSAVDFVRAYDTVNFVNGKGTTVSIETDGAESRVKVDVDTGVITAETKDGKATGKVAGPVANAADLSKAIKDAQDELAKAGDEQAKKAAQTKLDTANKAADEAGLNKVATAQNVADMINNSGFTLKTSATAADDNLTADNTLKNDGEVINLGKTVEMVAGKNLTVKQEADGKVTYAIKDDVEFATVKVGKDEDGKKPVSLTTEKAVNASNNETGKEPATALKISSDGKPTQLVGVASVLNTSEVTTKPDGDKKADGTPAESKTEKLIDLAGTDTAPVNKNAAATVGDLQSMGWVVSTKDGNGYTDVVKNAGKVDFKGGDGIEVRGSTAADGTRVITVSAKEGKVTNKVEITKNDGSKVDAVIIDGKYYERDENGKPKTDTEIPAADIKAADNGGLGFVTGNTVANAINDSGWNVGLADGKKAEAAFAGGGKALSDSALEKVNPDDNLRFADGKNTKVKAATVDEINKDGRKITNTYVKFDVDLPISQIENVSRDAEGNAVKKVGDKWYPADQVNADGTLKDPGNSTALSDEEAEKVATGNVMAIDPENKGDKYKSANQVEKGLTPEQMGELVGKQTAAAEAAKLKIENLLKNQPKDVVDAASEAAVKAAQDEAKAQYLKEKGLDKGTGGTVISNLARGTAPGDAVNVDQLQNSGWNLDSKAVAGSSGKVISGNVSPSKVKMDETVNIDAGNNIEITRNGKNIGIATSMTPQFSSVSLGAGADAPTLSVDDEGALNVGSKDANKPVRITNVAPGVKDGDVANVAQLKGSLQNLNNRIDNVDGNARAGIAQAIATAGLVQAYLPGKSMMAIGGGTYRGEAGYAIGYSSISDGGNWVIKGTASGNSRGHFGASASVGYQW is encoded by the coding sequence ATGAACAAAATATACCGCATTATTTGGAATAGTACCCTCAACGCCTGGGTAGTTGTATCCGAACTCACCCGCAACCACACCAAACGCGCCTCCGCGACGGCAGCGGTTGCCGTATTGGCGACCCTCTTGTCCGCAACGGCACAGGCGAGCGGCAACGCTTCGGAGGGGGGTAACGTACCGAATACCGAATTTGACCCTAATAACCCGACTTTTGACGATGAATTTAAAAAAGGGGAAGAAGTTCCTAACTACAAGTTTGGTCTTGTTGTTGTGGGTAACGATGGAAAAGTAAAAACTAACTTTGGAAGCACTGATACAGAGCAAGGGAAGAATAATATTTCAGTAGAAGCATCTAATTCTTCAGAAGCTCGCCCTGAGAACAAAACCAGCTACCTCTACCTCCGCGAAAACGGTGGGATCGAAATCGACCAAGAAGGGCGCTCGGCTAAATTCAAAGTAAAAACCGGTGATGGATTAAAAATTGACACTACCAGCGACAAACTTGTTGCCGACACCGTCAACCTTACCGTTACCAACGGCAAAGTAAGTGCTCTTGGCAGCGGCGATGATAAAAAACTCGTCAACGCAGGCGATTTGGTAACTGCCTTAAACAGCCTGAGCTGGACGGCAAAAGCCGGTAAAGATGACAGTGGCGAGTCAGAGAATGAGACCGACCAAGAAGTCAAAGCAGGTGATAAAGTAACCTTTAAAGCCGGCGACAACCTGAAAATCAAACAAAACGGCAAAGACTTTACCTACTCGCTGAAAAAAGACCTCACAGGCCTGACTAGTGTTGAAACTGAAAAATTATCGTTTGGCGCAAACGGCAATAAAGTCAACATCACAAGCGACACCAAAGGCTTGAATTTCGCGAAAGAAACGACCGGTGCAAACGGCGATACCACGGTTCATCTGAACGGTATCGGTTCGACTTTGTACGATACGTTGTCTAATACTGGAGTGACAACTAATTTAGACGGTAATGGTATTACTGACGACGAGAAAAAACGTGCGGCAAGCATTAAAGATGTGTTGAATGCAGGTTGGAATGTTCGTGGCGTTAAACCGGCATCTACTAATAATCAAGTGGAGAATATTGACTTTGTAGCAACTTACGACACGGTGGACTTTATTAGTGAAAATAAGGATACCACTAGCGTAACTGTAGAAAGTAAAGACAACGGCAAGAGAACTGAAGTTAAAATCGGTGCGAAAACCTCTGTTATCGCTGCAAAAGACGGTAAGTTAGATACTGGCACAGGCGACGAAGGCAAAGGCTTAGTCACTGCAAAAACTGTAATTGACGCTGTGAACAAAAGCGGCTGGAGGGTGAAAACAACTGACAACAATCAAACAGGTCAAAAAGGGGGCAACTTTGAAACCGTTACATCAGGCACAAATGTAACCTTTGCCGACGGCCATGGCACGAAGGCAAATGTAACTAAAGATGAAAGTGGAAATATCACTGTTAAGTATGATGTAAAAACTGATGGGAGTCTTACAGTAAACAATGGTGATGGCAAGCTTAAGTTAAACATACTAGATGAGAGAGATATAACAAACTTATTAGTCTTAGGTGATAACGGCGGTGTTACTGTTAGAAAGGGTGAGTTTAATGACGTAACAACCGAGGCAGGACAAGCTAATGGCGATAATCGCGGTAAGGTAACTGTAAAAAATGTAGCAGACCTTGAGAATGCAACCGAAGACGACAAGAAAAGAGTCGCCACAGTGGTTGATGTCGCCAAAGCGATTAATGAAGCTGCAACCTTTGTAAAAGTGGAAAGTGATGACACTGAAATTGATGATACTGCAAACGGAAACACCGCTGGCGACCAAGCTATCAAAGCAGGCGACACTTTAACCTTAAAAGCAGGTAAAAACTTAAAAGTTAAACGTGAAGGTAAAGAAGTTACTTTCGCTTTAGCAAAAGACCTTGAGGTAAAAACCGCGAAAGTGAGTGATAAGCTGTCTATCGGCAAAGATGAGAATAAAGTTGATATTAGCAGTGATGCAAATGGTTTGAACTTGGCGAAAGCAGGTAACGGAAATGTTTATTTGAATGGTTTGGATTCAACTTTGACAAATACGCTTGATGGTGCTGCCACAAGTAGTGTTACGCGTGGCGACCATACGGCCCATTATGGACGAGCGGCAACAGTTAAAGATGTTTTAAATAGCGGTTGGAACATTAAGGGCGTTACAACCGATTCGACAACTGGAAAATCAGAAAATGTTGATTTCGTTCGTACTTATGACACCGTGGAATTTTTGAGTGCAGATGCAAATACAACAACTGTTACTGTAGATAGCAAAGACGGCGGAGCTAGAACCGAAGTTAAAATCGGTGCGAAGACTTCTGTTATCAAAGAGAAAGACGGTAAGTTAGTTACTGGCAAAGGTAATAAAGAGGCAGGTGGCACAAGTACCAATGCAACTGAAGATACAGACGAAGGTACCGGCTTAGTCACTGCAAAAACTGTAATTGACGCTGTGAACAAGAGCGGTTGGAGGGTAACCGGCGAGGGTACGACTGCCGAAAACGGTGCAACCGCCGTTACCGCAGGTCAAGCACAAATCGTTACATCCGGCACGAGCGTGAACTTTAAAAACGGCAATGCGACCACAGCGACCGTAAGCAAAGATAATACAGGCAACATCAATGTCAAATACGATGTAAATGTCGGCGACGGTTTAAAAGTTGATGACACTAGCAAAAAAATCGTTGCAGATACGACCACACTTACTGTGAATAGTGCTGACGGCGATACGGCTAAACCGAAAGGTAAAGTGGCTGATGTTGCTGATGATAGCAAAAATAAACTGGTTAAAGCAGGCGATTTGGTAACTGCCTTAAACAGCCTGAGCTGGACGGCAACTGCAGGCAAAGACGGCACTGGCGAAGTTGAACCTGAAACTCCAGCAGAGCAAGAAGTTAAAGCAGGCGACAAAGTAACCTTTAAAGCGGGTAACAACTTAAAAGTGAAACAAGATGGTGCGAACTTTACTTATTCACTGAAAGATGCTTTGACTGGCTTAACGAGTATTACTTTAGGTGGTACAACTAATGGCGGAACAACTGGCGCAACCACTCAAATTACTAACGAGGGCTTAACCATCACGCCAGTAGTGGCTAATGGCGGTACAGCTAAAGAAGAAGACAAAATCAGCGTAACCAAAGACGGCATCAGCGCAGGCAATAAAGCCATTACCAACGTTGCAAGCGGTTTGACTAAATACACTACAGGTAACGATGCTAAGAAACAGTTAGTTGATTTATCTAGTGTTGCAAATGCTGCAGGCGGAACTACAACAAATAATGGTTTAGCAAACAAAGCCGCAACCGTAGGCGATTTAGCAGGCTTAGGCTGGGTGCTTTCATCTGATAAAACCACAAACGGCACAGGCACAACCGATACAGCATTCCACTCAGCCGTTAAAAACGCCGAAGAAGTCGAGTTCAAAGGCACGGGCAAAGCCACCGTGTCCGCAAAAACCGAAAACGGCAAACATACCGTAACGATTGATGTTGCAGAAACCAAAATTGAGGTTTCAGACGGCATTGAGAAAACCACTGACGGCAAGCTCAAGCTGAAAGCAAAAACAGGCGATGATAATTTGTTGACTGTCGGTACTGAGGGTGCATCTGTTGCCAAAGGCAAACTTGAAGTTGTAAGCACTACGGCCAATGGCGACAAAAAAGGTCAAGTAAAAGCGAAAGGCGCAAATGGAACTGATGCTGCTACCGATAAGGACGTGGCAACAGTGAAGGATGTTGCCGATGCTATTAATAGCGCGGCGTGGATTGCAAAAGTGGAAAACACGGACGACAGTGTGGATACGCCGACTGAAGACGATGAAGGCACGGCAGTCAAGGCGGGCGACACGTTGAACCTGAAAGCGGGCAAAAACCTGAAAGCCAAGCGCGACGGGCAGAACATTACCTTTGCCTTGGCGAAGGATATTACAGTTGAAACCGCCAATGTGGAAAACACGCTGACCATCGGCAAAGACGGGGCAAAAGTCAATATTGCAAGCGGCGCGAGCGGTCTGACCCTCACCGGCACGGAAACCGCCGCCGACGGATCGACAAACAACAAAGCACCGGTCTATCTGAACGGTATCAAGCCGACCCTGACCGACACCTTGGCGGGTGGTACGACCGCCCATATCGTCGGCAACATTGATGCCTCAGCCTACCACCGCGCCGCCAGCGTTCAAGACGTGTTAAATGCCGGCTGGAACATCCGGGGCGCGAAACAGGCGGGCGGCGAGGTCGAAAACGTCGATTTCGTCCGCACCTATGATACCGTGGACTTCGTCAGCGGCAATAAGGCGACGACGGATGTTACCGTTGCCGCAGAAGACGGCGGCAAGCGTACAGTTGTTACCATTACCGCTAAAAACGACGTCGGCAGCATTACGACGGCGGACGGCAAGGTTGTTGTCGGCACAAACGGAAAGGCAAGCACCGATTCTGGTGCAGGGAACAAAGTGGCAAAAACCGGCGATGTGGCAAACGCCATCAATCAGTCGGGATGGAAAACCAATGCGACCAAAATCGACGGCGTGGATGCAACCGATACAGACAAAACCCAATTAATCAACCCGGGCGATGCCGTCAATTACGAAAACGGCAACGGTACAGTTGCCAATGTGGAAGTTACGCAAGGTAAGGACGGCAAACCCGATACCGTCAGCGTGAAATACGATGTCAAAGCTGCCGACAAATCTTTGGAAGTCGGTGTAGACGGCGTGAAGGTCAAGGTTTCAGACGGCATCGAGACCACGGAAAACGGCATTAAAGCGAAGGCGGGCAAAGGCGTAAGCGTCGATGAAAACGGCATCAGCGTCAAAGCCGACGACACGACCATTAAAGTGGGCGACGACGGTAAAGTTACAGCTGTAACGGGCGAAACGGAAACACTGTCGGCGGATGCAGACGGCAAGAAAAAAGGGCAGCTTAAAGCCAAAGATGGCGACGGAAGCAAGCTTGCCACGGTGGAAAGCGTCGCCAATGCCGTCAACAGCGTGAAATGGTATGCGAAGGCTGACAACGACCAGACCGCCACTGTCGGCGATACGGATAAAACCACCGGCGACGATGGCGAGGCGATGGGCGCGGGCGACGCGTTGACGCTGACGGCAGGTAAAAACCTGCGCGTCAAACGCGACGGCGGCAAATTTACCTTTGCCACTGTGGAAACGCCCGAGTTTGAAGGCTTGAAACTGGTTCAAGGCGGCAACACCGTCAATATCGCGCCGACTGCAAATGGTTTGAGCTTCAGCCGTCCTGCCGCAACGGCGGGCGGGAAGGGACAGCCAGTCACCCTTGGCGGCATAAGCAGCGGTTTGGAGAAATTCGACGCTGCCGATCCGAAAACCGAGGGGCTCTTGAACCTCAATAAAACCGAAGCTGGCAAGACCGAACCGGCGGTAGGCGACAATACCGTCGCCACCGTGGGCGACTTGCGCGGTATGGGCTGGGTGCTTTCTGCCGATAAGAAAACAGACAATCTTGCTGAGACTTACAACGCGCAGGTAAAAAATGCCGAAGAAGTGAAATTCGTGGGTGCGTCGGGCGTTATCGTTTCCGGTAAAACAGAGGGCAATGTCCGCACCATTACAGTGGGCGTGGATCACCAGCTTGCGACGAACAATTCGGTCAAATCGGTGGAATATACCAAGAAAGACGGAACAAAAGTCTATCCGAAAACCGTAACTAAAAATGACGGCACGACGGAAACCAAGTTTTATCCGAATGCCGACGGTACGGGAGACGAAGTGCCGGCAGGCGACGTAATCGTTTCGGTCAACGGCGCGAACGGCACGAAATCTCCGACCACCTTGTCGAATGTCAAATCAAACCTTCCCGAAACCCGCAACACGGCGGATGCCGCCAATCCGGCAAGCAAATCGCAATCCGCCCCGACAATCGGCACGGCGGACGGCAATGTGAATGCGAACAACGCCGCCACTGTGGGCGACGTGTTAAACAGCGGCTGGAACTTGAAGGGCAACGGAAGCGCGGTTGATTTTGTCAGGGCGTATGACACCGTGAATTTTGTAAACGGCAAAGGAACGACGGTCAGCATCGAAACCGACGGTGCGGAAAGCCGAGTGAAGGTGGATGTGGATACGGGTGTAATCACTGCGGAAACCAAAGACGGTAAAGCTACGGGTAAAGTTGCAGGTCCGGTTGCCAATGCTGCGGATTTATCGAAAGCAATCAAAGATGCTCAAGATGAATTGGCGAAAGCAGGAGATGAACAGGCTAAGAAAGCGGCTCAAACTAAACTTGATACTGCAAATAAAGCGGCAGATGAGGCAGGTTTGAACAAAGTGGCAACCGCTCAAAATGTTGCGGATATGATTAACAACTCCGGTTTTACGCTGAAGACTTCCGCCACTGCCGCCGACGACAATCTGACTGCCGACAATACCCTGAAGAACGACGGGGAAGTCATCAACCTGGGTAAAACCGTTGAAATGGTTGCAGGTAAAAATCTGACCGTGAAACAGGAAGCGGACGGTAAAGTAACTTATGCAATTAAAGACGATGTTGAGTTTGCAACTGTGAAAGTTGGTAAAGATGAAGACGGCAAAAAACCGGTCAGCCTGACGACGGAAAAAGCCGTAAACGCAAGCAACAACGAAACAGGAAAAGAACCGGCAACGGCACTGAAAATCTCTTCAGACGGCAAACCGACTCAACTTGTCGGCGTGGCATCGGTGTTGAATACAAGCGAGGTAACTACCAAACCGGACGGCGATAAAAAGGCGGACGGTACGCCGGCAGAGTCGAAAACGGAAAAACTGATCGACTTGGCAGGTACAGATACCGCACCGGTGAACAAGAACGCCGCCGCAACCGTAGGCGACCTGCAAAGTATGGGCTGGGTGGTATCGACCAAAGATGGCAACGGCTACACCGATGTCGTGAAGAACGCTGGCAAAGTGGACTTTAAAGGCGGCGACGGCATCGAGGTGCGCGGAAGCACCGCCGCCGACGGCACGCGCGTGATTACTGTGTCTGCCAAAGAAGGCAAGGTTACCAACAAAGTCGAGATAACCAAAAACGACGGCTCGAAAGTTGACGCGGTCATCATTGACGGTAAATACTATGAGCGCGATGAAAACGGGAAACCGAAGACGGATACGGAAATTCCCGCTGCGGATATTAAAGCGGCAGATAATGGCGGCTTGGGTTTTGTAACCGGCAATACGGTCGCCAATGCAATCAACGATTCGGGATGGAACGTGGGTTTGGCAGACGGGAAAAAGGCAGAAGCTGCATTCGCAGGCGGTGGTAAAGCCTTGTCCGACAGTGCGCTTGAAAAAGTCAATCCGGACGACAATCTCCGCTTCGCCGACGGCAAAAACACCAAGGTCAAGGCAGCGACTGTGGATGAAATCAATAAGGACGGCAGGAAAATCACCAATACTTATGTGAAATTCGATGTCGACTTGCCCATCAGTCAGATTGAAAACGTTTCCCGCGATGCGGAAGGCAACGCAGTGAAAAAAGTCGGCGATAAATGGTATCCCGCCGATCAGGTCAATGCGGACGGCACGCTGAAAGACCCGGGCAATTCGACTGCGCTTTCCGATGAAGAGGCGGAAAAGGTTGCAACTGGCAATGTGATGGCAATAGATCCTGAAAATAAGGGCGACAAGTATAAATCTGCCAATCAGGTTGAAAAAGGCCTGACACCGGAACAAATGGGCGAACTTGTTGGCAAACAGACCGCCGCTGCCGAAGCAGCGAAACTCAAAATCGAAAACCTGCTGAAAAATCAGCCGAAAGATGTTGTTGATGCCGCCTCTGAGGCTGCTGTAAAAGCAGCGCAAGATGAGGCGAAGGCACAATATCTGAAAGAGAAGGGTTTGGATAAGGGTACGGGCGGTACGGTTATTTCCAATTTGGCACGCGGTACTGCGCCGGGCGATGCCGTAAACGTCGATCAGCTGCAAAACAGCGGTTGGAATTTGGATTCCAAAGCGGTTGCAGGTTCTTCGGGCAAAGTCATCAGCGGCAATGTTTCGCCGAGCAAGGTAAAGATGGATGAAACCGTCAACATTGATGCCGGCAACAACATCGAGATTACCCGCAACGGTAAAAATATCGGCATCGCCACTTCGATGACCCCGCAGTTTTCCAGCGTTTCGCTCGGTGCGGGGGCGGATGCGCCCACTTTGAGCGTGGATGATGAGGGCGCGTTGAATGTCGGCAGCAAGGATGCCAACAAACCCGTCCGCATTACCAATGTCGCCCCGGGCGTTAAAGACGGTGACGTTGCCAACGTCGCACAGCTTAAAGGTTCGCTGCAAAACTTGAACAACCGTATCGACAATGTGGACGGCAACGCGCGCGCGGGTATCGCCCAAGCGATTGCAACCGCAGGTTTGGTTCAGGCCTATTTGCCCGGCAAGAGTATGATGGCGATCGGCGGCGGCACTTACCGCGGCGAAGCCGGTTACGCCATCGGCTACTCGAGCATTTCCGACGGTGGGAATTGGGTTATCAAGGGCACGGCTTCCGGCAATTCGCGCGGCCATTTCGGTGCTTCCGCATCTGTCGGTTATCAGTGGTAA
- a CDS encoding TonB-dependent receptor encodes MSFTLPPPRIFRYSLMALSLSAGFSHADGNFGHNHTAELSEVKVSGTAVSTRTHRNQLDRETATDLKQVMKDQIGMDVGGGNGVAQFYSIRGVGEDKINLDVDGTGQSTKIFHHQSRFQLDPALIKSINVEKGTGAASAGIGAVGGTIRVTTVDAKDLLVDGKPFGFKLGSTVSSNKGGSGNIAVYAYQNGFDALFAGNFLNNRDYKDGAGKINQGSKLEQHSYLGKLGYDFNEDHGIRLSYRQEYQKGNRTDKAEFQNVSNYKGFAGTAQKEQSYNLEYKGRHVGFLDKIDANLFQIHTDDYKPPKGAPNGKQKVNQLELSKIKAKGANLNLASTLGDGHLVKYGFNYRHESAKSSDKSPWLKILQLNDVNDEKKTDYGIYTEGIWNLHPVTLTTGLRYDHFKYTAANGQNAADGQLNPSVGVIWDVNDNFSLLGNLNQASRSPRLNEALLANERAGNAVDVDKNLKAETARRAEVGFKWRQNGFNLSGSVFHQNIKDLVVYQWAKIDNNTAAIKGRGRIFNGGKLTTNGYEIDASYRNGGLTARLGVSYVKPRLKGAMYYGEKPIQAEDHESSFTFWNTGRQWLTGLSYRFEQPKLEIGWRGRYAQSTTFTDEARNKGTVKSVKSGYGVHDLYANWQPLSKDNMNVNFAVNNIGNKKYRSHSQRFPDGDGRVPFYERGREFVFGLNYRF; translated from the coding sequence ATGAGCTTCACTCTCCCCCCCCCCCGCATTTTTCGATACAGCCTGATGGCACTTTCCCTGTCTGCCGGATTTTCCCATGCAGACGGAAATTTCGGTCACAACCATACGGCCGAACTGTCGGAAGTTAAAGTCAGCGGTACCGCCGTCAGCACCCGTACCCACCGCAACCAACTCGACCGTGAAACTGCAACCGATTTGAAACAGGTCATGAAAGACCAAATCGGTATGGATGTCGGCGGCGGCAACGGCGTAGCACAGTTTTACAGCATTCGCGGCGTGGGCGAAGACAAAATCAATTTGGATGTGGACGGAACCGGTCAATCTACTAAAATTTTCCACCACCAAAGCCGCTTCCAACTCGATCCGGCATTAATTAAAAGCATTAACGTAGAAAAAGGCACGGGTGCGGCAAGTGCCGGCATCGGCGCGGTCGGCGGTACGATTCGCGTTACCACTGTCGATGCCAAAGATTTGCTGGTTGACGGCAAACCCTTCGGCTTCAAACTGGGTTCGACAGTCAGCTCCAATAAAGGTGGCAGCGGCAACATAGCCGTTTACGCCTACCAAAACGGTTTTGATGCATTGTTTGCCGGCAACTTCCTGAACAACCGCGACTACAAAGACGGTGCGGGCAAAATCAATCAGGGCAGCAAACTGGAACAACACAGCTATTTGGGCAAACTGGGTTATGACTTCAACGAAGACCACGGCATCCGCCTGAGCTACCGCCAAGAATATCAAAAAGGCAACCGCACGGACAAAGCCGAATTCCAAAACGTTTCCAACTATAAAGGCTTTGCGGGTACTGCCCAAAAAGAACAGTCATATAATTTGGAATATAAAGGCCGCCACGTCGGATTCTTAGACAAAATCGATGCCAACCTCTTCCAAATCCATACCGACGACTACAAACCGCCTAAAGGTGCGCCAAACGGCAAGCAAAAAGTCAATCAGCTCGAATTGAGCAAAATCAAGGCAAAAGGTGCCAATCTTAACCTTGCCAGCACCTTGGGCGACGGCCATCTCGTCAAATACGGTTTCAATTACCGTCATGAAAGTGCCAAATCTTCAGATAAAAGCCCTTGGCTGAAAATCCTTCAACTGAACGATGTCAATGACGAGAAAAAAACCGATTACGGCATCTATACCGAAGGTATTTGGAATCTGCATCCTGTAACCCTGACTACCGGTTTGCGTTACGATCATTTCAAATACACCGCAGCCAACGGTCAAAACGCCGCCGACGGCCAACTTAATCCGAGTGTGGGTGTCATTTGGGATGTCAACGATAACTTCTCCCTCTTGGGCAATTTGAATCAGGCAAGCCGTTCGCCCCGTCTGAACGAAGCCCTGCTTGCCAACGAACGCGCGGGCAATGCGGTCGATGTCGATAAAAACCTGAAAGCCGAAACCGCCCGCCGCGCCGAAGTCGGCTTCAAATGGCGGCAAAACGGCTTTAACCTGAGCGGAAGCGTATTCCATCAAAACATTAAAGACCTGGTGGTTTACCAATGGGCAAAAATTGACAACAATACGGCTGCAATTAAAGGGCGCGGACGCATCTTCAACGGCGGCAAACTGACCACCAACGGCTACGAAATCGATGCATCCTACCGAAACGGCGGTCTGACCGCGCGTTTGGGCGTATCCTATGTCAAACCGCGCCTGAAAGGCGCAATGTACTACGGCGAAAAACCGATACAGGCGGAAGACCACGAAAGCTCGTTTACCTTCTGGAATACCGGCCGCCAATGGCTGACTGGCCTCTCTTACCGGTTTGAACAGCCTAAATTAGAAATCGGCTGGCGCGGACGTTATGCCCAAAGCACGACCTTTACCGATGAGGCACGAAATAAAGGGACGGTCAAATCCGTTAAAAGCGGCTACGGCGTACACGATCTCTACGCCAACTGGCAGCCTTTGAGCAAAGACAATATGAACGTCAACTTTGCCGTCAACAATATCGGCAACAAAAAATACCGTTCGCACAGCCAACGCTTCCCCGACGGCGACGGGCGCGTACCGTTCTACGAACGCGGCAGAGAGTTTGTCTTCGGCCTGAACTACCGTTTCTGA